In Elaeis guineensis isolate ETL-2024a chromosome 1, EG11, whole genome shotgun sequence, a genomic segment contains:
- the LOC105039098 gene encoding uncharacterized protein: MAPKRPAVEATSSSSSDEAASSSDEEHEEAPLSSPSPDKTIVQKKPTNPPAPAPPAPKSHPSQRPAPASSDEDEDDSEDEEETSASESDDDQTKKQPPPAPQPQPQPPLPEPTPQPTASGSSDGSGSGSDSEEESSDEEPAPVRRPSRGADPSIKPISSKPMDEASQPKKPTAASPSPRKKAKTSEPSENDGGGPKRPLFQRLWSPDDEIAVLSGLVEYRSKKGTLPSSHEMDQLHNLIRGSLQVEVSNNQLNDKIRRLKKKFETNVGRGKNGADPTFSKPQERTAFELSKKIWGAKKILSEDAGASSGEEDEGEESDSEMAGQQNVKEENAASPAASLKLLDGVSPAPPLANGSAKLRYPFLSGAVTKLANECKCGTAMKRALENVEDSKARAMEEKVKKQKMGEMKLHVRRMDLMKETVKHIVEALAKSD, encoded by the coding sequence ATGGCACCCAAACGCCCCGCCGTCGAAGCcacgtcttcttcctcctccgacGAGGCCGCCTCCTCGTCCGACGAAGAGCACGAGGAAGCGCCCCTCTCCTCCCCTTCCCCTGACAAAACCATCGTCCAAAAGAAGCCCACCAACCCCCCCGCCCCCGCTCCCCCGGCCCCGAAGTCCCACCCGTCCCAGCGCCCTGCCCCGGCCTCCAGCGACGAAGACGAAGACGACAGCGAAGACGAAGAAGAAACCTCCGCTTCCGAATCCGACGATGATCAAACCAAGAAGCAGCCCCCCCCGGCGCCCCAGCCCCAGCCCCAGCCACCCCTACCCGAACCCACCCCCCAGCCCACCGCTTCCGGATCCAGTGATGGGTCCGGATCCGGGTCCGACTCCGAAGAAGAATCCTCCGACGAGGAGCCCGCCCCCGTCCGCCGCCCCTCTCGCGGCGCTGATCCCTCCATCAAGCCTATCAGCTCGAAGCCCATGGACGAAGCCTCCCAGCCCAAGAAGCCCACCGCCGCTTCCCCGTCTCCCAGGAAGAAAGCGAAAACCTCGGAGCCTTCGGAGAATGACGGCGGCGGGCCGAAGCGGCCGCTGTTCCAGAGACTGTGGAGCCCGGATGACGAGATCGCCGTCCTCTCCGGTCTCGTCGAGTACCGCTCGAAGAAGGGAACTCTCCCATCGTCCCATGAGATGGACCAGTTGCACAATTTGATTCGTGGCTCTCTTCAGGTTGAGGTCAGCAACAACCAGCTCAACGACAAGATTCGGCGCCTGAAGAAAAAGTTCGAGACCAATGTTGGTAGGGGCAAGAACGGCGCGGACCCGACCTTCTCCAAGCCCCAAGAGCGCACTGCCTTCGAGCTCTCGAAGAAGATATGGGGGGCTAAGAAGATCCTCTCGGAGGATGCCGGTGCCAGCAGCGGTGAGGAAGATGAGGGTGAGGAGAGTGACAGTGAGATGGCCGGCCAACAGAATGTTAAGGAGGAGAATGCTGCCTCCCCCGCTGCTTCTCTGAAGCTTCTTGATGGTGTGTCGCCTGCACCGCCATTGGCAAATGGTAGTGCTAAGCTTCGGTACCCTTTCTTAAGCGGGGCAGTTACTAAATTGGCGAATGAGTGCAAATGTGGAACGGCGATGAAGAGGGCGCTGGAGAACGTTGAGGACTCGAAGGCGAGAGCAATGGAGGAGAAGGTCAAGAAGCAGAAGATGGGTGAGATGAAGCTGCATGTGCGCCGGATGGATCTGATGAAGGAGACAGTAAAGCACATCGTTGAAGCTCTAGCTAAATCGGATTGA